From one Microlunatus sp. Gsoil 973 genomic stretch:
- a CDS encoding serine hydrolase, translating to MTTSLEPDRLTAALTDLHTAGVPGAFAEVRQDGRIWRGAAGVADLDTGEPVDPDLAHRVGSITKTFTAVAVLRQVERGQIDLDRPVGHYLPELVPGERGRTITVRMLINHTSGLAEYLPYAYPSLRSFPVIAKTTPESLEAERLRSFDPLELIKLGVAAPATGGPGSSPGVYSNTNYLLLGQLLDRVTGIGAEELITKDVIEPAGLRHTDFPEGPRLRVPHSRLYESWFGMLEPPHDFSVFDMSWVGVSAALVSTVGDLNEFFGRLLAGSIVEPATLAQMQRTGPVISFEQSVIDYGLGLHRREVPGHGTFWGHDGSVWGGGAIVLCSADGGRQLALAANRQRWNRLDETGRPQPHPIDGALNRFLHLAMGGS from the coding sequence ATGACCACATCACTCGAACCCGACCGGTTGACGGCCGCACTGACCGACCTGCACACGGCCGGTGTGCCCGGCGCGTTCGCCGAGGTACGCCAGGACGGCCGGATCTGGCGCGGTGCTGCCGGAGTCGCCGACCTCGACACCGGCGAACCGGTCGATCCTGATCTTGCCCACCGCGTCGGGAGCATCACCAAGACCTTCACTGCTGTCGCCGTGCTGCGCCAGGTCGAGCGAGGACAGATCGATCTCGACAGGCCGGTCGGCCACTACCTGCCCGAGCTCGTCCCGGGCGAGCGCGGGCGCACCATCACTGTCCGGATGTTGATCAACCACACCAGCGGACTGGCCGAGTATCTGCCGTACGCCTACCCGTCCCTGCGATCGTTCCCGGTGATCGCGAAGACGACTCCGGAAAGCCTGGAGGCCGAACGGCTCCGCAGTTTCGATCCGCTGGAGTTGATCAAGCTCGGCGTGGCCGCCCCGGCCACAGGCGGGCCGGGCAGCTCGCCGGGCGTCTACTCCAACACCAACTACCTGCTGTTGGGACAACTTCTCGATCGCGTCACCGGGATCGGAGCCGAGGAGTTGATCACCAAGGACGTCATCGAGCCCGCCGGCCTGCGTCACACCGACTTCCCGGAGGGTCCGCGGCTCAGGGTCCCGCACTCCCGGCTCTACGAGTCCTGGTTCGGAATGCTCGAGCCGCCCCATGACTTCAGCGTCTTCGACATGTCCTGGGTCGGGGTCTCTGCGGCGCTGGTATCGACCGTCGGGGACCTCAACGAGTTCTTCGGCCGGCTGCTGGCCGGGAGCATCGTCGAACCGGCGACGCTGGCCCAGATGCAGCGCACCGGCCCAGTGATCTCCTTCGAACAGAGCGTGATCGACTACGGTCTCGGGCTGCACCGCAGGGAGGTGCCCGGCCACGGCACCTTCTGGGGTCACGACGGCTCGGTCTGGGGCGGCGGTGCGATCGTGCTGTGCAGCGCAGACGGCGGCCGGCAGTTGGCCCTTGCCGCCAATCGGCAACGGTGGAACCGACTGGACGAGACCGGGCGACCGCAGCCGCATCCCATCGATGGTGCGCTCAACCGCTTCCTGCACCTCGCGATGGGCGGGTCATGA
- a CDS encoding Gfo/Idh/MocA family protein encodes MNNEQPVRIIQVGAGGMGRAWLGAIGRSPDAELVGLVDIAPGAAEAALESTRTPSVPTATSLPELLRRVEADAVVNVTIPEAHVDVSISALSAGLPVLCEKPAAENTAAALSMAAAAEVSGRLMMISQSRRYYGHVVALGELITRIGGAGLVECSFYKAPHFGGFRDQMDYPLLIDMAIHQFDLARLLIGSDPVSIFCESFNPDWSWYAGDAAAQVSTVFDGGTRFAFTGSWCSPGLETSWNGDWRISGPNGTARWDGDHAPTAETAEGQPIPVTVPDLPAEINGSLAEFITALRGGPVPDGEVHSNILSLLMVEAAVRSARSGQREKLAGLLQEAYEVAVQSEQRPAVRAALAGWSSVHDLIGRPYHGVTTDAGV; translated from the coding sequence ATGAACAACGAACAGCCGGTCCGGATCATCCAGGTCGGGGCCGGAGGCATGGGCCGGGCCTGGTTGGGAGCGATCGGCCGGTCACCCGATGCCGAACTCGTCGGCCTGGTCGACATCGCTCCGGGCGCCGCCGAAGCGGCGCTGGAGTCGACCCGCACGCCGTCGGTGCCGACCGCCACGTCGCTGCCCGAACTGCTGCGCCGGGTCGAGGCCGATGCCGTGGTCAACGTCACGATCCCTGAGGCCCACGTCGACGTCAGCATCAGCGCACTGTCGGCCGGGCTGCCCGTGCTGTGCGAGAAGCCCGCCGCGGAGAACACGGCTGCCGCACTGTCGATGGCGGCCGCCGCAGAAGTCAGCGGTCGGTTGATGATGATCTCCCAGTCCCGCCGCTACTACGGTCACGTGGTTGCGTTGGGTGAGTTGATCACCCGGATCGGCGGCGCCGGACTCGTCGAGTGCAGCTTCTACAAGGCACCACATTTCGGTGGCTTCCGGGACCAGATGGACTACCCACTGCTGATCGACATGGCGATCCATCAATTCGATCTCGCCCGGCTGCTGATCGGCAGCGATCCTGTGTCGATCTTCTGCGAGTCGTTCAACCCGGACTGGAGCTGGTACGCCGGAGACGCGGCGGCGCAGGTCAGCACCGTCTTCGACGGCGGCACCCGGTTCGCCTTCACCGGCAGTTGGTGCAGCCCCGGGCTGGAGACCTCCTGGAACGGCGACTGGCGGATCAGCGGGCCGAACGGCACGGCCCGTTGGGACGGTGATCATGCCCCGACGGCCGAGACCGCCGAGGGGCAGCCGATACCGGTGACCGTGCCCGACCTGCCGGCGGAGATCAACGGTTCACTGGCGGAGTTCATCACCGCGCTGCGCGGCGGACCGGTGCCCGACGGTGAGGTGCATAGCAACATCCTCAGCCTGCTGATGGTCGAGGCGGCCGTCCGATCTGCCCGGTCCGGGCAACGGGAGAAGCTGGCCGGGCTGCTGCAGGAGGCCTATGAGGTTGCCGTGCAGAGCGAACAGCGCCCAGCGGTCCGCGCCGCTCTTGCCGGGTGGTCGTCGGTCCATGACCTCATCGGTCGGCCGTACCACGGTGTGACCACCGACGCCGGAGTCTAG
- a CDS encoding TetR/AcrR family transcriptional regulator, which translates to MSPSRSRGQHAGLEPTTILRAAIGLADREGLRALSMRRLGAELGVEAMAIYHHFPNKDALLDAIVGELVVEATTGRTSPGDWQDTVRGYGVAFYDKLTAHRELVPLVLARPAMTSGNLQILESLVGMLCDAGFTPEYALDMVYAVGGWRWCTPPSPRAPTPRTPYREIRPVGWQRQRTTRC; encoded by the coding sequence ATGAGCCCGTCCAGAAGCCGGGGACAGCACGCCGGACTCGAGCCGACAACGATCCTCCGGGCAGCGATCGGGCTTGCCGACCGGGAAGGGCTGAGGGCGCTGTCCATGCGCCGGCTCGGCGCCGAACTCGGAGTGGAGGCGATGGCGATCTATCACCACTTCCCGAACAAGGACGCGTTACTGGATGCAATCGTCGGTGAGCTTGTCGTCGAGGCAACCACAGGCCGGACGTCGCCGGGGGACTGGCAGGACACTGTGCGCGGCTACGGCGTGGCGTTCTACGACAAGCTGACCGCCCACCGCGAACTCGTGCCGCTGGTCCTGGCCCGGCCGGCGATGACCAGCGGCAACCTGCAGATCCTGGAGTCCCTGGTGGGCATGCTCTGCGACGCCGGGTTCACACCCGAATACGCCCTCGACATGGTGTACGCAGTGGGCGGCTGGCGCTGGTGCACGCCGCCCTCTCCACGGGCACCGACACCTCGAACGCCCTACCGGGAGATCCGGCCGGTCGGCTGGCAGAGGCAGCGGACCACCCGCTGCTGA